Proteins from one Flavobacterium sp. N2038 genomic window:
- a CDS encoding low molecular weight protein-tyrosine-phosphatase, translated as MPIKILMVCLGNICRSPLAEGILASKLPKDKFLVDSAGTGSWHVGHAPDKRSIAVAQKNGLSIDNQRGRQFKTSDFDEFDYIYVMDNSNYRDVTQLAKTPEHKNKVRLILNELFPDENVDIPDPYFGAVNGFDNVYQMLDEVADIIAQKLIKKHS; from the coding sequence ATGCCAATAAAAATTTTAATGGTTTGTTTGGGGAATATATGCCGATCACCTTTAGCAGAAGGTATATTAGCATCAAAATTACCAAAAGACAAATTTTTAGTTGATTCTGCCGGAACTGGATCCTGGCATGTAGGACATGCACCTGACAAACGCTCTATCGCCGTTGCTCAAAAAAACGGTTTAAGTATAGACAATCAAAGAGGAAGACAATTTAAAACTTCAGATTTTGATGAATTTGATTATATCTATGTCATGGATAATTCAAATTACCGCGATGTCACTCAACTTGCCAAAACACCAGAACACAAAAATAAAGTTCGTTTAATTTTAAATGAACTATTTCCAGATGAAAATGTAGATATCCCCGATCCTTATTTCGGAGCCGTTAATGGTTTCGACAATGTATATCAAATGCTTGATGAAGTGGCCGACATTATTGCACAAAAACTCATCAAAAAACATTCATAA
- a CDS encoding acyl-CoA thioesterase: MKNHQTQVRVRYSETDQMGVVYHGNYVPYFEIGRVEWLRNKGISYASMEESGIGLPIVSMQINYKKSARYDELLTIHTAFKSQSSVKIEFDCAIYNEANELLTTAVFILVFISLKTGRPTAPPNYILELFKTLV, translated from the coding sequence ATGAAAAATCATCAAACGCAAGTGCGTGTTCGTTACTCAGAAACGGATCAAATGGGAGTCGTTTATCATGGGAATTATGTGCCATATTTTGAGATTGGACGCGTGGAATGGCTTAGAAACAAAGGGATTTCGTATGCAAGCATGGAAGAGAGCGGTATTGGATTGCCGATTGTTTCAATGCAAATTAATTATAAAAAATCGGCACGTTATGATGAGCTCTTAACAATTCATACAGCTTTCAAAAGTCAGTCATCTGTTAAGATTGAATTTGACTGTGCTATTTATAATGAAGCGAATGAGTTATTAACAACGGCAGTGTTTATTTTAGTATTTATTTCGTTAAAAACAGGTCGTCCAACGGCCCCTCCAAATTACATTTTGGAATTATTTAAAACACTAGTATAA
- a CDS encoding IMPACT family protein encodes MEYSDTYQTIAFESEEVLFKEKGSKFFGYAFPIESEEEVKPIIEDLKKLHPHAVHYCYAYQLGTAPKISYRANDDGEPSNTAGAPIYGQIQSFGLTNILVVVVRIFGGIKLGVGGLITAYKTTAQLTLDICEIVEKTIDVHFLISFDYKNMNKVMRVIKEKKLEIISQEMEFDEISGLPIGKITTKSRKKNAESVFDIFDLMFEIDIKII; translated from the coding sequence TTGGAATACTCCGATACTTATCAAACCATTGCTTTTGAATCTGAAGAAGTGCTTTTTAAAGAAAAAGGCAGTAAATTCTTTGGTTATGCTTTTCCTATAGAAAGCGAAGAAGAAGTAAAACCAATTATAGAAGACTTAAAAAAACTTCATCCTCATGCTGTACATTATTGCTACGCTTATCAACTAGGAACCGCACCTAAAATATCATATCGGGCTAATGACGACGGAGAACCAAGTAATACAGCTGGCGCACCCATATACGGCCAAATACAATCATTTGGGCTTACCAATATACTGGTAGTCGTAGTTCGTATTTTTGGTGGTATTAAACTGGGTGTCGGCGGATTAATCACAGCCTATAAAACAACAGCACAGTTAACACTCGATATCTGTGAAATTGTTGAAAAGACAATTGACGTTCATTTTTTAATCTCTTTTGATTATAAAAACATGAATAAAGTAATGCGTGTAATTAAGGAAAAAAAACTGGAAATCATCTCTCAGGAAATGGAATTTGATGAAATTTCCGGGCTTCCAATTGGCAAAATAACCACAAAAAGCCGAAAAAAAAATGCCGAATCAGTATTCGACATTTTTGATTTAATGTTTGAAATCGATATTAAAATTATCTAA
- a CDS encoding HAD family hydrolase gives MIDTIIFDFGDIFINLDKQATISGLQKLGMTEWNSELDRLNLLFETGDISHDDFLAGFQKELPNASIEEILQAWNAILADFPLYRLEFLQMLTKKYRLFLLSNTDSIHIETFENTSGVSFYSDFYQCFEKVYFSFEIGMRKPNADVFQYLINKHELSPKRTLFVDDKKENTDSAAALGFNVWNLQVGQEDVVDLFEKKIL, from the coding sequence ATGATTGATACTATAATTTTTGACTTCGGAGATATTTTTATCAATTTAGATAAACAGGCAACTATTTCGGGATTGCAGAAATTAGGTATGACTGAATGGAATTCTGAATTAGACCGTTTGAATCTTTTATTTGAAACCGGAGATATTTCGCATGATGATTTTTTAGCAGGTTTCCAAAAAGAACTTCCTAATGCCTCGATCGAAGAAATTCTACAGGCATGGAATGCAATTTTGGCAGACTTTCCATTATATCGTTTAGAGTTTCTACAAATGCTCACTAAAAAATATCGTCTTTTTTTATTAAGTAATACGGACTCTATTCATATTGAAACTTTTGAAAACACAAGCGGAGTTTCATTTTACAGCGACTTCTATCAATGTTTTGAGAAAGTCTATTTTTCATTTGAAATCGGAATGAGAAAACCAAATGCTGATGTTTTTCAATATTTAATCAATAAGCATGAACTGTCGCCAAAACGAACTTTGTTTGTTGATGACAAAAAAGAAAACACAGACTCAGCTGCTGCTTTAGGATTTAATGTTTGGAATTTACAAGTCGGCCAGGAAGATGTTGTCGATTTATTTGAGAAAAAAATATTATAG
- the ribD gene encoding bifunctional diaminohydroxyphosphoribosylaminopyrimidine deaminase/5-amino-6-(5-phosphoribosylamino)uracil reductase RibD, protein MNIHEKYIKRCIKLAQNGFGTTYPNPMVGSVIVYDNKIIGEGWHKKAGEPHAEVNAVRSVKDKSLLKKATIYVSLEPCSHFGKTPPCCDLIIAHEIPNVVVGTVDPNEKVAGNGIKKLIAAGANVTVGVLENECHELNKRFFTFHQKKRPYIILKWAESEDSFLAPEKQIDQERKPVWITNPYSRQLVHKWRSEEQAILVGTQTVIDDNPKLNTRDWAGNNPVRVVLDQNNRISKDSFIFDDSVKTLVFTKSSNNLSTENTTFVAIDFNKNIIPQILEVLYQNQIQSIIIEGGLQTLQTFINEDIWDEARIFIGKTTFNKGTKAPVIQKGTKTKSYIQNDELIYLRNHD, encoded by the coding sequence GTGAATATACATGAGAAATACATAAAACGCTGCATCAAACTTGCTCAAAACGGTTTTGGAACTACTTATCCGAATCCGATGGTTGGAAGCGTAATTGTTTATGACAATAAAATAATTGGCGAAGGCTGGCATAAAAAGGCCGGAGAGCCACATGCCGAGGTAAATGCTGTTCGTTCTGTAAAAGACAAATCGTTATTAAAAAAAGCTACTATATATGTAAGCTTGGAACCTTGTAGCCATTTTGGAAAAACACCGCCATGTTGTGATTTAATTATTGCCCATGAAATCCCTAATGTTGTTGTTGGAACAGTAGATCCAAATGAAAAAGTAGCAGGAAACGGCATTAAAAAATTAATTGCAGCTGGTGCAAATGTAACTGTAGGTGTATTAGAAAACGAATGCCACGAACTTAATAAACGCTTTTTTACCTTTCACCAAAAAAAGAGACCTTATATCATTTTAAAATGGGCCGAAAGTGAAGATAGTTTTCTTGCACCCGAAAAACAAATTGATCAGGAACGTAAACCTGTTTGGATCACTAATCCCTATTCCAGACAATTGGTTCATAAATGGCGTAGCGAAGAACAGGCTATTTTAGTGGGCACACAAACTGTAATTGATGATAACCCCAAATTAAATACCAGAGATTGGGCAGGAAACAATCCTGTGCGAGTTGTTTTGGATCAAAACAATCGTATTTCAAAAGATAGTTTTATTTTTGATGATAGTGTAAAAACTCTTGTATTTACAAAATCATCAAACAACCTTTCTACAGAAAACACTACCTTTGTAGCAATCGATTTCAATAAAAATATAATTCCTCAAATACTAGAGGTTTTGTATCAAAATCAGATTCAATCTATTATTATTGAAGGCGGTTTACAAACTTTGCAAACTTTTATCAACGAAGATATCTGGGATGAAGCCCGTATCTTTATTGGCAAAACTACTTTTAATAAAGGAACAAAAGCACCAGTTATTCAAAAAGGAACTAAAACCAAAAGTTATATTCAAAACGACGAATTAATATACCTTAGAAATCATGATTGA
- the prmC gene encoding peptide chain release factor N(5)-glutamine methyltransferase, with protein MKIKQYRTQFIKELSPFYDAYEAESFFYLILEDKHKLRQIDLALNHELNFAENDFVVWNSLLAQLKKEVPIQYLLGKTSFYGLDFEVNENVLIPRPETEELVDWIINENKGIDKSKEIKILDIGTGSGCIAISLAKNLPNAKVYAIDVSKKALETAKLNAVNNKVEVTFMLKDVLQLEVLKSDYDIIVSNPPYVRNLEKVEIKKNVLDYEPHLALFVEDNNALIFYKKIAELAQKNLLENGQLYFEINQYLGQETKNMLEEMNFKNTELRKDIYDNDRMIKGNI; from the coding sequence ATGAAAATAAAACAATACCGGACACAATTTATAAAAGAATTATCGCCTTTTTACGATGCGTATGAAGCGGAGAGTTTTTTCTATTTAATATTAGAAGACAAACATAAGTTACGTCAGATTGATCTGGCTCTTAATCACGAATTAAATTTTGCTGAAAATGATTTTGTAGTTTGGAATTCGTTATTGGCTCAGCTAAAAAAGGAAGTTCCAATTCAATATCTATTAGGGAAAACAAGTTTTTATGGTTTAGACTTTGAAGTAAATGAAAATGTTTTAATCCCAAGGCCAGAAACAGAAGAATTGGTTGACTGGATTATCAACGAAAACAAAGGAATTGATAAGTCTAAAGAAATTAAGATTTTAGATATAGGAACAGGAAGCGGTTGTATAGCAATTTCGTTGGCTAAAAATCTTCCGAATGCAAAAGTTTATGCCATTGATGTTTCTAAAAAAGCTTTAGAAACAGCTAAATTGAATGCTGTAAATAATAAAGTAGAAGTTACTTTTATGCTTAAGGATGTATTACAATTAGAAGTATTAAAGTCTGATTATGATATTATTGTTTCGAATCCGCCTTATGTTCGCAATTTAGAAAAAGTAGAAATCAAAAAGAATGTACTGGACTATGAACCGCATTTGGCTCTCTTTGTTGAAGATAATAATGCATTGATTTTTTATAAAAAAATTGCCGAATTAGCTCAGAAAAATCTTTTAGAAAATGGACAGCTTTATTTTGAAATTAACCAGTATTTAGGGCAGGAAACTAAGAATATGCTGGAGGAAATGAATTTTAAAAACACAGAACTCCGAAAAGATATTTATGATAATGATCGTATGATCAAAGGGAATATTTAG
- the hisS gene encoding histidine--tRNA ligase, whose translation MASKPSIPKGTRDFSPAEVSKRQYIIQTIKANFEKFGFQPIETPSFENSDTLMGKYGEEGDRLIFKILNSGNFFYNKSKIELPESIEELQINSAEKISLEQRIELNKFTGKISEKALRYDLTVPFARYVVQHQSEIEFPFKRYQIQPVWRADNPQKGRFREFFQCDADVVGSKSLWQEVELVQLYDTVFTSLGLEGVTIKINNRKILSGIAEVIGASDKLIDFTVALDKLDKIGEDGVKKEMIEKGISETALVKVQPLFSFTGTFSDKINQLSDLLSTSEEGMKGVEELKFICDNVASLGLSTATLDLDVTLARGLNYYTGAIFEVAAPKTVAMGSIGGGGRYDDLTGIFGLKNMSGVGISFGLDRIYLVLEELQLFPETVAATSKAIFINYGDKEALYASKAIQKLRQENIKVELYPDNVKVGKQFQYADKRLIPFAVIVGDQEIASNSYALKNLVTGEQVTVDFDGLKNALI comes from the coding sequence ATGGCTTCAAAACCAAGTATTCCAAAAGGAACGAGAGATTTTTCACCTGCCGAGGTGTCAAAACGTCAATATATTATTCAGACCATAAAAGCTAATTTCGAAAAATTTGGTTTTCAGCCAATCGAAACACCTTCGTTTGAAAATTCAGATACTTTGATGGGAAAATATGGTGAAGAAGGAGATCGTCTGATTTTTAAAATACTGAACTCAGGTAATTTTTTCTATAATAAAAGTAAAATTGAATTGCCGGAATCTATTGAAGAATTGCAAATTAATTCTGCTGAAAAAATAAGTTTAGAGCAAAGAATTGAATTGAATAAATTTACAGGAAAAATTTCTGAAAAAGCTTTGCGTTACGATTTAACGGTTCCGTTTGCAAGATATGTGGTGCAGCACCAAAGCGAAATTGAATTTCCTTTTAAAAGATATCAGATTCAGCCGGTTTGGAGAGCAGATAATCCGCAAAAAGGGCGTTTTAGAGAGTTTTTTCAGTGTGATGCTGATGTAGTTGGATCAAAATCATTATGGCAGGAAGTGGAATTAGTTCAGCTTTATGATACTGTTTTTACTTCTTTAGGTTTAGAAGGGGTGACTATTAAAATAAATAATAGAAAGATTTTATCCGGAATTGCTGAGGTAATTGGTGCCTCAGATAAATTAATCGATTTTACAGTTGCTCTTGATAAATTAGATAAGATCGGAGAAGATGGCGTTAAAAAAGAAATGATTGAAAAAGGTATTTCTGAAACTGCTTTGGTAAAAGTGCAACCGCTTTTTAGTTTTACAGGAACATTTTCAGATAAAATTAATCAGCTTTCAGATTTATTGTCGACTTCAGAAGAAGGAATGAAAGGAGTTGAAGAACTTAAATTTATTTGTGACAATGTGGCGTCTTTAGGATTATCTACGGCAACTTTAGATCTTGATGTAACTTTGGCACGTGGTTTAAATTACTATACAGGAGCTATTTTTGAAGTTGCAGCACCAAAAACTGTTGCAATGGGTTCTATTGGAGGTGGCGGAAGATACGACGATTTGACGGGTATTTTTGGCTTGAAAAATATGAGCGGTGTTGGAATCTCTTTTGGATTGGATCGAATTTATTTGGTTTTAGAAGAGTTACAACTGTTTCCTGAAACTGTCGCAGCGACTTCAAAAGCAATATTTATTAATTACGGAGATAAAGAAGCTTTGTATGCTTCAAAAGCTATTCAGAAATTAAGACAAGAAAACATAAAAGTAGAATTATATCCTGATAATGTTAAAGTTGGAAAACAATTTCAATATGCAGATAAACGATTAATCCCGTTTGCTGTAATTGTCGGTGATCAGGAAATTGCTTCAAATTCGTATGCACTTAAAAATTTAGTGACAGGAGAGCAGGTTACAGTAGATTTTGATGGATTGAAAAATGCATTAATCTAA
- a CDS encoding nucleotide exchange factor GrpE, which produces MKFKNIFKNKSNMTTENTEFDQELDDVTLENNANGEQLIVEELSVEEQLAHDLAKEKDKFLRLFAEFENYKKRTSKERIDLFKTANQEVLLAMLPVLDDFDRAIVEINKSEDETLTKGVELIHEKLKSTLVSKGLEQVDIKAGDAFNADVAEAITQIPAPSDKLKGKIVDVIEKGYKLGDKIIRFPKVVVGN; this is translated from the coding sequence ATGAAGTTTAAGAATATTTTTAAAAATAAAAGTAATATGACTACGGAAAATACAGAATTCGATCAGGAATTAGACGATGTAACGTTAGAGAACAATGCCAACGGTGAGCAGTTAATTGTTGAAGAATTAAGTGTTGAAGAGCAATTAGCTCATGACTTGGCAAAAGAAAAAGATAAGTTTTTGAGATTATTTGCCGAATTTGAAAATTACAAAAAAAGAACTTCAAAAGAGCGTATCGATCTTTTTAAAACTGCAAACCAAGAAGTTTTGTTAGCAATGCTTCCTGTTTTGGATGATTTTGACAGAGCGATTGTAGAGATCAACAAATCTGAAGATGAAACTTTGACAAAAGGAGTTGAGTTAATTCACGAAAAACTAAAAAGTACTTTAGTATCTAAAGGATTAGAACAAGTTGACATTAAAGCAGGCGATGCTTTTAATGCTGATGTTGCTGAAGCTATTACTCAAATCCCGGCTCCATCTGATAAATTAAAAGGAAAAATTGTTGATGTAATTGAAAAAGGATACAAATTAGGAGACAAAATCATTCGTTTCCCTAAAGTTGTAGTTGGAAATTAA
- the dnaJ gene encoding molecular chaperone DnaJ, giving the protein MKKDFYEILGISKSADAAEIKKAYRKSALKYHPDKNPGDKEAEENFKLAAEAYEVLSDPNKKAKYDQYGHQAFDGSGGFGGGHGGMNMDDIFSQFGDIFGGGFGGFGGGGGGPRRAKGSNLRIKVKLTLEEIANGVEKKVKVKRKVQAKGVTYKTCTTCNGQGQVMRVTNTILGRMQSASTCPTCGGSGQILDKKPSEADAQGMVQEDETVSIKIPAGVVDGMQLKVSNKGNDAPGNSIPGDLIVAIEEVEHEFLKREGENVHYDLYISFPEAVLGASKDIEAINGKVRIKLEEGIQSGKILRLKGKGIPSLNGYGSGDLLVHVNVWTPKTLNKEQKQFFENALTDEHFVPSPEKSEKSFFEKVKDMFS; this is encoded by the coding sequence ATGAAAAAAGATTTTTACGAAATACTAGGCATTTCAAAAAGTGCTGATGCTGCCGAAATTAAAAAAGCATACCGAAAAAGTGCTTTGAAATATCACCCGGACAAAAATCCAGGAGACAAAGAGGCAGAAGAAAACTTCAAATTAGCAGCAGAAGCTTATGAGGTTTTAAGTGATCCAAATAAAAAAGCAAAGTATGATCAATACGGTCATCAGGCTTTTGATGGCTCTGGCGGATTTGGCGGAGGTCATGGTGGTATGAATATGGATGACATTTTCAGCCAGTTTGGTGACATTTTTGGAGGCGGATTTGGCGGTTTCGGAGGCGGAGGCGGAGGTCCTCGTCGCGCTAAAGGAAGCAATCTTCGAATTAAAGTTAAATTAACTTTAGAAGAGATTGCAAATGGAGTAGAGAAAAAAGTTAAAGTAAAACGTAAAGTTCAGGCCAAAGGGGTAACCTATAAAACTTGTACGACTTGTAACGGTCAGGGACAGGTTATGCGTGTAACCAACACTATTTTAGGAAGAATGCAATCTGCATCTACTTGTCCTACTTGTGGTGGTTCTGGTCAAATTTTAGATAAAAAACCTTCTGAGGCAGATGCGCAAGGAATGGTTCAGGAAGATGAAACAGTATCAATCAAAATTCCTGCGGGAGTTGTTGACGGAATGCAGTTGAAAGTTTCTAACAAAGGTAACGATGCGCCTGGAAATAGTATTCCTGGTGATTTAATTGTTGCAATTGAAGAAGTTGAACACGAATTCCTTAAACGTGAAGGAGAAAATGTTCACTACGATTTATACATTAGTTTCCCTGAAGCAGTTTTGGGAGCTTCAAAAGATATTGAGGCAATCAACGGAAAAGTTCGTATCAAATTAGAAGAAGGAATCCAGTCCGGTAAAATCTTAAGATTAAAAGGAAAAGGAATTCCAAGTTTAAACGGATACGGAAGCGGTGATTTACTGGTTCATGTAAATGTTTGGACTCCAAAAACATTAAATAAAGAGCAAAAACAATTCTTTGAAAATGCTTTAACAGACGAACACTTTGTTCCAAGTCCGGAGAAATCAGAGAAATCATTTTTTGAGAAAGTAAAAGATATGTTTTCATAA
- a CDS encoding ABC transporter ATP-binding protein: protein MSNLLEVHKVVKQYGDYVALNEVSLNVPKGSIYGLLGPNGAGKTSLIRIINQITMPDSGEVILDGEKLHPKHVQTIGYLPEERGLYSSMKVGEQCLYLAQMKGLSKAEAKRQLDYWFDRLEIQGWWNKKIQELSKGMAQKIQFVVCVLHKPKLLIFDEPFSGFDPVNANIIKDEILALKEQGSTIIFSTHRMESVEELCDHIALIHKSNKLIEGKVSDVKRQFKTNSFEVGILTSNVEGLMYDITQKFTVSPASFKSLNDDLKLNIQIGDAAPNELLNVLTQRGQVTHFVEKIPSVNDIFIQTVTENKI, encoded by the coding sequence ATGAGCAACTTACTTGAAGTACATAAAGTCGTAAAACAATATGGCGATTATGTAGCGCTTAACGAAGTTTCATTGAATGTGCCGAAAGGTAGTATATATGGACTTTTAGGTCCAAATGGAGCAGGAAAAACTTCCCTTATCAGAATTATAAATCAAATTACGATGCCGGATAGTGGCGAAGTAATTTTGGACGGAGAAAAATTGCACCCAAAACATGTGCAGACCATTGGATATCTTCCGGAAGAAAGGGGGTTGTATAGCTCTATGAAAGTGGGTGAGCAATGTTTGTATTTGGCTCAAATGAAAGGACTTTCTAAAGCCGAAGCCAAAAGACAACTGGATTATTGGTTCGATCGTTTAGAAATTCAGGGCTGGTGGAATAAAAAAATTCAGGAACTTTCTAAAGGAATGGCGCAAAAAATCCAATTTGTAGTTTGTGTTTTGCATAAGCCAAAATTGCTAATTTTTGATGAGCCATTTTCTGGTTTTGATCCTGTTAATGCAAACATTATCAAGGATGAGATTCTGGCATTAAAAGAACAAGGCTCAACTATTATTTTTTCTACACACCGAATGGAAAGTGTCGAAGAGCTTTGTGATCATATTGCATTGATTCATAAATCAAATAAACTGATTGAAGGAAAAGTAAGCGATGTAAAACGCCAATTTAAAACCAATAGTTTTGAAGTTGGAATTTTGACAAGTAATGTTGAAGGATTAATGTATGATATTACACAAAAGTTTACGGTTTCTCCTGCTAGTTTTAAATCCTTAAATGATGATTTGAAATTGAATATTCAAATTGGAGATGCAGCACCAAATGAATTACTAAATGTACTGACGCAACGAGGACAAGTGACGCATTTCGTTGAAAAAATACCAAGTGTAAACGATATTTTTATTCAAACCGTTACTGAAAACAAAATTTAA
- a CDS encoding ABC transporter permease, with translation MSIISLIIKREFIAKVRNKSFVVMTFLSPLLFVAIAVFIGYLSSMKAETKRIAIHDETGLFVTDFLKENKKGAEFKYYDLSKIEVKDLKDSITKENFSGLIVIPKANSAKDLESKIDFISNNSPSISFVENTQDIIGAKITKLNLEEAKLDTLAIQKAQSAVNIHLVKASGEESLKGLNEIKIAIGGAFGYLIMMFIIIYGNMVMRSVIEEKTNRIIEIIISSVKPFQLMIGKIVGTSLAGILQFMIWAIIGLGLMFAASAFFGVNVGPTARISPELMQSAQHELSGSAQMYIAELWNLPIASIIIGFVVYFIGGYFLYSSFYAAIGAAVDNQTDSQQFLLPIIMPLILSVYIGFFTVVNDPHGTVAVAFSMIPLTSPIVMLMRIPFGVPWWQIAISVSLLFATFFLVVWFAAKIYRVGILMYGKKPTWKELYKWLKY, from the coding sequence ATGAGTATCATCTCGTTGATTATAAAAAGAGAATTTATTGCCAAAGTCCGTAATAAATCTTTTGTTGTCATGACTTTTTTAAGTCCGCTTTTGTTTGTGGCTATCGCCGTTTTTATTGGCTACTTAAGCTCAATGAAAGCAGAAACAAAGCGTATTGCCATTCATGATGAAACAGGGCTTTTTGTAACCGATTTTTTAAAAGAAAATAAAAAAGGGGCGGAATTTAAGTACTATGACTTATCTAAAATTGAAGTTAAAGATTTAAAAGACAGTATTACAAAAGAAAATTTCAGCGGACTAATTGTTATTCCAAAAGCAAATTCGGCTAAAGATTTAGAAAGTAAAATCGACTTTATTTCAAATAACAGCCCGAGTATTTCTTTTGTAGAAAATACACAGGATATTATTGGAGCAAAAATTACAAAGCTAAATCTTGAGGAGGCAAAGTTGGATACTTTGGCTATTCAGAAAGCACAGTCAGCGGTTAATATTCATTTGGTGAAAGCTTCAGGCGAAGAAAGTCTGAAAGGCTTAAATGAAATCAAAATTGCAATTGGTGGTGCATTTGGTTATTTAATTATGATGTTTATTATCATTTATGGTAACATGGTAATGCGAAGCGTAATTGAGGAAAAAACGAATAGAATTATCGAAATCATTATTTCATCTGTAAAACCATTTCAGTTAATGATTGGTAAAATTGTAGGAACTTCGTTAGCAGGAATTTTACAATTTATGATTTGGGCTATTATTGGTTTGGGATTAATGTTTGCAGCTTCGGCTTTTTTTGGAGTAAATGTAGGTCCTACGGCCAGGATTTCGCCAGAACTAATGCAATCTGCACAACACGAACTTTCGGGATCGGCTCAAATGTATATTGCAGAATTATGGAATCTGCCAATTGCCAGTATTATTATTGGTTTTGTAGTGTATTTTATTGGAGGCTATTTTCTCTATAGTTCATTTTATGCAGCAATTGGTGCAGCAGTAGATAATCAAACCGATTCACAACAGTTTTTGTTGCCTATTATTATGCCGCTTATTCTAAGTGTCTATATCGGTTTTTTTACAGTTGTAAATGACCCGCACGGAACAGTTGCTGTTGCATTTTCAATGATTCCGTTAACTTCCCCAATTGTAATGCTAATGCGTATTCCGTTTGGTGTACCTTGGTGGCAAATCGCAATTTCGGTATCATTATTGTTTGCTACATTTTTCCTTGTCGTTTGGTTCGCTGCAAAAATTTACCGCGTAGGTATTTTAATGTACGGAAAAAAACCAACCTGGAAGGAGTTATATAAGTGGCTTAAATATTAA
- a CDS encoding sigma-54-dependent transcriptional regulator, producing the protein MSKILIIEDEAAIRRVLVKILSEENDSYQVDEAEDGVAGLEKIKNNDYDLVLCDIKMPKMDGVEVLEEAKKIKPEIPMVMISGHGDMETAIHTMRLGAFDYISKPPDLNRLLNTVRNALDKKQLVVENKILKKKVSKNYEMIGDSDSINHIKVMIDKVAPTEARVLITGPNGTGKELVAHQLHEKSERSGFPLIEVNCAAIPSELIESELFGHVKGAFTSAVKDRAGKFEAADKGTIFLDEIGDMSLSAQAKVLRALQESMITRVGADKDIKVDVRVVAATNKDLKTEIAEGRFREDLYHRLAVILIKVPPLNERRDDIPALILHFAQKIALEQGNAVKVFSTQAIKLLQEYDWTGNIRELRNVIERLIILGGSEISEGDVKMFASK; encoded by the coding sequence ATGAGTAAAATACTAATTATTGAAGACGAAGCAGCGATTAGAAGAGTTTTGGTGAAAATATTATCAGAAGAAAATGATTCGTATCAGGTTGATGAAGCTGAAGATGGAGTTGCCGGACTTGAAAAAATAAAAAACAACGACTATGATTTGGTTTTGTGCGATATCAAAATGCCAAAAATGGACGGTGTTGAGGTTTTAGAAGAAGCAAAAAAGATAAAGCCCGAAATTCCTATGGTGATGATTTCCGGTCATGGCGACATGGAAACGGCAATTCACACCATGCGTTTAGGTGCTTTTGATTATATTTCAAAACCGCCAGATTTGAATCGTTTGTTAAATACGGTTCGAAATGCTTTGGATAAGAAACAATTAGTAGTTGAGAACAAAATTTTAAAGAAAAAAGTCAGTAAGAACTACGAAATGATAGGCGACAGCGATTCTATTAATCACATTAAAGTGATGATTGATAAAGTGGCTCCAACCGAAGCGAGAGTTTTGATTACAGGACCAAACGGGACGGGAAAAGAATTGGTAGCACATCAATTGCATGAAAAAAGTGAACGTTCCGGTTTTCCTTTAATAGAAGTAAACTGTGCGGCGATTCCGAGTGAATTGATCGAAAGTGAATTATTCGGACACGTAAAAGGTGCATTTACATCGGCAGTTAAAGATCGTGCCGGAAAGTTTGAAGCGGCCGACAAAGGAACTATTTTTCTGGATGAAATTGGTGATATGAGTCTTTCGGCACAAGCCAAGGTTTTGCGTGCTTTGCAAGAAAGTATGATTACCAGAGTGGGGGCAGATAAAGATATTAAAGTGGATGTTCGTGTTGTGGCGGCAACCAATAAAGATTTAAAAACAGAAATTGCAGAAGGCCGTTTTCGTGAGGATTTATATCATCGTCTGGCTGTAATTTTAATTAAAGTTCCGCCATTAAATGAAAGACGTGATGATATTCCGGCTTTGATTTTGCATTTTGCACAAAAAATAGCTTTAGAACAAGGAAATGCAGTTAAAGTATTTTCGACACAAGCTATAAAATTATTGCAGGAATACGATTGGACAGGAAATATTCGTGAGCTTAGAAATGTGATTGAAAGACTGATCATTTTAGGAGGAAGTGAAATTTCTGAGGGAGACGTAAAGATGTTCGCAAGCAAGTAG